A genomic segment from Planctomonas sp. JC2975 encodes:
- a CDS encoding alpha/beta hydrolase has protein sequence MIVAIPGTLCAPDVFEPIAEALAGDARVEPVDWMLAPGPWDIPTIAQRILERVRTDHTSPIVVLGHSTGGAIALQIALSAPEIVSALIISDSGPNMKGHGDVSTIIAAAEISWGPQLFAPILTRSFREPLPHEVERKLLAYAGRVSPTAVIEVLRSQRDLDFAEHLTDLAVPTLVLHGSDDPVRTINQAQAFSRALPDAVLQIIDSGHTPVFEAPHETAAAIRSFLRNLRIQPRA, from the coding sequence ATGATCGTGGCCATCCCAGGAACTCTGTGTGCGCCGGACGTTTTTGAACCAATCGCTGAAGCATTGGCAGGCGACGCGCGCGTCGAGCCTGTCGACTGGATGCTGGCGCCCGGCCCGTGGGACATTCCGACGATTGCGCAGCGGATCCTCGAGCGGGTTCGCACCGACCACACGTCCCCAATAGTGGTCTTGGGTCATTCCACGGGCGGGGCGATCGCATTGCAGATTGCACTCAGCGCGCCCGAGATCGTCTCTGCGCTGATCATTAGCGACAGCGGGCCGAACATGAAGGGCCACGGCGATGTCAGCACGATCATCGCCGCCGCAGAGATCTCCTGGGGCCCACAACTCTTCGCTCCCATACTCACGCGATCTTTCCGCGAGCCTCTCCCCCATGAGGTCGAACGCAAGCTGCTTGCCTACGCTGGCCGGGTCTCCCCGACTGCGGTGATTGAAGTCCTACGGAGCCAACGTGACTTGGACTTCGCAGAACACCTCACAGACCTGGCAGTGCCGACCCTGGTGCTGCATGGGAGCGATGACCCGGTGCGGACCATCAACCAAGCACAAGCATTCTCGCGAGCGCTCCCCGATGCCGTGCTCCAGATCATCGATAGCGGCCACACCCCTGTCTTCGAAGCACCTCACGAGACCGCCGCCGCAATCCGCAGCTTCCTCCGGAACCTTCGAATTCAACCCCGTGCCTAA
- a CDS encoding ScbR family autoregulator-binding transcription factor, producing the protein MGPAHPATSWQWASNHAIHRSAQASSDTVSPSRVCEGGLPVQTRSVETRETMLLAAAQEFDEHGYTGSSVQDIADRLGKTKGALGYHFPSKSSMALAIVERFYGQLPGMVELYRAGGSMDVSSVVALSLDVARQFRDDVMVRAAVRLQRDAETIEVPLPTPYVNWIALIESGLRDAELKGQLMPDVDVAATARVAVAGFFGVQQVAATLGHRAELVNWVLDLWRVILPAIVGDAAKDTLSDAEARVLAPH; encoded by the coding sequence GTGGGCCCCGCTCACCCCGCCACGTCATGGCAATGGGCGTCAAACCACGCAATCCACCGCTCGGCGCAAGCTTCATCCGATACCGTCAGTCCTTCACGTGTGTGCGAAGGGGGATTGCCGGTGCAAACCAGATCGGTGGAGACTCGGGAGACGATGCTTCTAGCTGCCGCTCAGGAGTTCGATGAGCACGGGTACACGGGTTCCTCGGTCCAGGACATCGCCGATCGGCTTGGGAAGACGAAGGGTGCTCTCGGTTACCACTTCCCGAGCAAGTCATCAATGGCTTTAGCAATCGTGGAACGCTTCTATGGACAATTGCCCGGCATGGTCGAGCTATACCGTGCTGGCGGCAGCATGGATGTGAGCTCCGTAGTTGCCCTCTCGCTGGACGTCGCTCGGCAATTCCGTGACGACGTCATGGTCCGGGCCGCAGTTCGTCTGCAACGTGATGCCGAGACGATTGAGGTGCCGTTGCCTACGCCGTACGTGAACTGGATAGCACTCATTGAGTCAGGGCTTCGCGATGCCGAGCTCAAAGGACAGCTCATGCCGGACGTGGATGTGGCTGCCACCGCCCGAGTGGCAGTCGCGGGGTTCTTCGGTGTGCAGCAGGTTGCGGCCACGCTCGGGCATCGTGCTGAGCTGGTCAACTGGGTTCTCGATCTGTGGCGCGTCATCCTCCCTGCGATAGTGGGAGACGCGGCAAAAGACACCCTCAGTGATGCCGAAGCACGAGTCCTAGCCCCCCACTGA
- a CDS encoding ATP-binding cassette domain-containing protein, with the protein MAVARLLSGGEAQRLMLARGLASQPDLLLVDEGAA; encoded by the coding sequence ATGGCAGTGGCCAGACTTCTTTCGGGTGGGGAAGCGCAGCGACTGATGCTCGCGCGAGGGTTGGCCTCACAGCCGGATTTGCTTCTCGTTGATGAAGGCGCCGCGTAG
- a CDS encoding G1 family glutamic endopeptidase, translating to MTSFTCAAPLASRSTTPKTPNILSPNLDTQPSPSWAGAVASASEPTLATMEWNEPADSTIDDEALFWAGIGGWNDSNLIQTGTEMNDGAGLTYHQFWYESWPSETIQPVSAPTVVAGDDVAVQVRYEGGIAFFTDCNMSNNTCSNYSETVPSPGATAECVAERPLEQPGSFYFPLSNFGTVVFTNCIYGVGENPVAVYFTSGNSWPVDMVNSSGQVLASSPGPDSSGPNLAVTWHLAG from the coding sequence GTGACCTCCTTCACCTGCGCTGCACCGTTAGCTTCCAGATCCACGACGCCAAAGACACCCAATATTCTGAGTCCGAACCTCGATACTCAGCCCTCACCAAGCTGGGCCGGGGCGGTCGCTTCCGCTTCTGAGCCGACGTTGGCAACTATGGAATGGAATGAACCGGCGGATTCGACCATCGATGACGAGGCTCTTTTCTGGGCAGGCATAGGTGGCTGGAACGACAGTAACCTCATACAAACCGGAACAGAGATGAACGACGGTGCCGGCCTGACCTATCATCAGTTCTGGTACGAATCGTGGCCGTCGGAAACGATTCAGCCGGTCTCAGCGCCAACTGTGGTCGCCGGGGACGATGTCGCCGTGCAGGTTCGGTACGAAGGCGGGATTGCCTTCTTTACCGATTGCAATATGAGCAATAACACATGCTCGAACTACAGCGAAACGGTGCCTAGTCCTGGAGCGACGGCGGAATGCGTCGCTGAAAGGCCACTTGAACAGCCCGGCAGCTTCTATTTTCCTCTTTCAAACTTCGGCACGGTAGTGTTCACCAACTGCATATATGGTGTAGGGGAAAATCCAGTCGCCGTATACTTCACCTCGGGCAACTCATGGCCAGTAGATATGGTTAATAGTAGCGGCCAGGTATTGGCGAGTAGTCCGGGTCCAGATAGTAGCGGGCCAAATCTTGCGGTTACCTGGCACCTTGCAGGATAA
- a CDS encoding HTH domain-containing protein encodes MTSETLNTADQLRRLIADGRVSEAALQAFTGITSDALMTFLRDAPFGTPGISRNATSLSADEGMRLSTLAAQLTQGLTEDDDFRVKAIVEVLMAQCRLTAQNIALLTGIELSQLESFLSDPDTVPVQTKYELAVRAAYLINAANAARS; translated from the coding sequence ATGACATCAGAGACCCTCAATACCGCGGACCAGCTGCGACGCCTCATTGCAGACGGCCGCGTCTCCGAGGCGGCCCTGCAGGCATTCACCGGCATCACCAGCGACGCGCTCATGACATTTCTGCGAGACGCTCCCTTCGGTACGCCAGGGATCTCGCGGAACGCGACTTCGCTCTCCGCTGATGAGGGCATGCGTCTATCCACGCTTGCGGCACAGCTGACACAAGGTCTCACGGAAGATGACGATTTCCGCGTTAAGGCGATAGTCGAGGTGCTGATGGCTCAGTGCCGACTGACCGCTCAAAACATCGCCCTGTTGACCGGAATCGAACTTAGCCAACTAGAGAGCTTCCTGAGCGATCCCGATACCGTTCCAGTGCAGACGAAGTACGAGCTAGCCGTCAGGGCGGCTTACCTCATCAACGCTGCGAACGCCGCGCGTTCATGA
- a CDS encoding N-6 DNA methylase: MTLSPLHPADTSDVRKARGAFFTPPAIVNFITDWALREPNDSVLEPSAGDAEFLVAATQRLQTLGHAGPVVHGVEIHDHSAKVGRRRVREAGGRAQIRVSDFFLVDPKPRYTAAIGNPPYIRYQDWTGPARTRSREAALRAGVALTGLASSWAAFVVHTALFLKNGGRMGLVLPAELLSVNYAAPVRRFLFDSFARLELVLFDEQVFPEAEADVVLLLADGYKQGSAAHATIHTARNAESLRSLGDGLQWSPIDPAGKWTGAGLVGESALSAAASLVDAGLFTTLQSWGETTLGIVTGNNRYFALSPERVAELKLQRGELLRLSPPGSSHLRGLVLSDDMLTRLGRKGRETWLFYPNEKLSEPARAYVEAGHTAGVDQAYKCRVRKTWYRVPLVPPADLLLTCMNADTPRLTTNLAGAHHLNSIHGVYLSDELRDLGRELLPLASLNSATLLSAELVGRAYGGGILKLEPREADRWAMPAPQLVRDRAEQLRGIRGKVARLLQAGKLAQAVAIVDQTLLVDVGHLSPAQLEAVSDAHAALTRRRSVRSKSV, encoded by the coding sequence GTGACCCTCTCCCCGCTGCACCCCGCGGATACTTCTGACGTCCGCAAAGCACGCGGAGCGTTCTTCACACCGCCAGCGATAGTCAACTTCATAACCGATTGGGCACTGCGAGAGCCGAACGACAGTGTGCTGGAACCGTCCGCTGGCGATGCCGAATTCCTCGTTGCCGCCACCCAGCGACTGCAGACCCTCGGGCATGCCGGGCCTGTCGTGCATGGCGTCGAGATCCACGACCATAGCGCCAAAGTCGGCCGCCGCCGCGTGCGTGAGGCCGGGGGCCGCGCGCAGATCCGCGTCAGCGACTTCTTCCTTGTCGACCCGAAGCCGCGCTACACCGCAGCGATCGGCAACCCGCCCTATATCCGCTACCAGGACTGGACCGGACCTGCCCGCACCCGCAGCCGTGAGGCCGCGCTGCGCGCCGGCGTCGCACTGACTGGCCTCGCCTCCAGCTGGGCAGCATTCGTCGTCCACACCGCCCTCTTCTTGAAGAACGGCGGCCGAATGGGTCTCGTCCTGCCGGCGGAACTGCTGTCCGTTAACTACGCGGCACCCGTGCGCCGCTTCCTCTTCGACAGCTTCGCCCGACTGGAGCTGGTGCTGTTCGATGAGCAGGTCTTCCCTGAAGCCGAGGCCGACGTTGTACTGCTGCTCGCGGACGGCTATAAGCAAGGGTCCGCAGCCCACGCCACCATCCACACCGCACGCAACGCCGAAAGCCTGCGCAGCTTGGGCGACGGGCTGCAGTGGTCCCCAATCGACCCTGCCGGCAAGTGGACCGGGGCCGGACTGGTTGGCGAGAGTGCTCTCTCGGCCGCCGCCTCCTTGGTCGACGCCGGACTGTTCACCACGCTTCAGAGCTGGGGCGAGACGACGCTGGGGATCGTCACCGGCAATAACCGATACTTCGCCCTCTCCCCCGAGCGTGTGGCCGAGCTGAAGCTCCAACGCGGCGAGCTGCTGCGTCTGTCCCCGCCGGGAAGCTCTCACTTACGCGGCCTGGTGCTCTCCGACGACATGCTCACCCGGCTCGGTCGCAAGGGCCGGGAGACCTGGCTGTTTTACCCAAACGAGAAACTGTCGGAACCCGCTCGCGCCTACGTTGAGGCCGGGCATACCGCCGGGGTTGACCAGGCGTACAAGTGCCGTGTGCGGAAAACCTGGTACCGGGTGCCGCTCGTCCCACCGGCTGACCTGCTACTGACGTGCATGAATGCCGACACCCCGCGTCTGACGACGAACCTCGCCGGCGCGCACCATCTGAACTCGATCCACGGCGTCTACCTCAGTGACGAGCTGCGCGATCTTGGCCGCGAGCTGCTGCCGCTGGCGTCGCTGAACTCGGCCACCCTGCTCAGCGCCGAGCTCGTCGGCCGCGCATACGGCGGCGGCATCCTGAAACTGGAACCACGTGAAGCCGACCGGTGGGCCATGCCCGCTCCGCAGCTTGTGCGCGATCGCGCCGAGCAGCTGCGTGGCATCCGTGGCAAGGTGGCCCGCTTGCTGCAGGCTGGCAAGCTTGCCCAGGCAGTAGCAATCGTCGACCAGACCCTGCTGGTCGACGTCGGCCACCTGAGCCCCGCACAGTTGGAGGCGGTGAGCGACGCCCACGCCGCGCTGACCCGTCGCCGCTCGGTCAGGAGCAAGAGTGTCTGA
- a CDS encoding ATP/GTP-binding protein yields the protein MSEHKAEGGRTGMWALPVLRKFAPPEEVAVDDRGRTQGKDELVPWNVPGSRMRPREGKAGRGFYAPSLRGAPTSTRQAEILNSAVIGAPTGTSGIVTGRDELSKTSIAHDSVTAYNSQPRLISSPNVIVMGDVGSGKSSFTKTALVARPLIMAKRRATVFDKKDRAGEGEYSELARAFGAEPIKFTDDGTGTRLNLLDKMISHGTGAAGQLRLLKVVTRLARNDTPLDEWEEEALRSALRSTLARFDDGRDATLADVLPALASTANDSDYAAHSVQARDKLHQAGLSVQFTLNTLLDDYAGLLDGETSKSVDLAHKLTSWDISQLPDDGPAVPIVMAIGHMWLLGRLRYDRGWHTTCVYEEGWHIAAGPSASLARANQKLSRGLGLSNVFVFHKGTDIPEGSPGMAMVQEAQTVYVYRQSREADAAWCQRTFNFAPERAHDITQLSDGHHYFKYGSHVETLVRHIRSDWETALTNTDEGMEAAAGTLAKGA from the coding sequence GTGAGCGAGCACAAGGCAGAGGGCGGTCGCACCGGCATGTGGGCGTTGCCCGTGCTGCGGAAGTTCGCGCCACCGGAAGAGGTAGCCGTCGACGACCGCGGCCGCACCCAGGGCAAGGACGAGCTGGTGCCGTGGAATGTACCGGGCTCGAGAATGCGTCCCCGAGAAGGGAAGGCAGGCCGCGGCTTCTATGCCCCGTCTCTGCGCGGTGCGCCGACGTCGACACGGCAGGCCGAGATTCTCAACTCAGCCGTGATCGGTGCACCCACCGGCACCAGCGGCATCGTGACTGGCCGGGACGAGCTGTCCAAAACCTCGATCGCGCACGACTCAGTCACCGCGTACAACTCCCAGCCACGCCTGATTTCCAGCCCCAACGTCATCGTCATGGGCGATGTTGGGTCGGGAAAATCGAGCTTCACCAAGACCGCACTCGTGGCTCGTCCTCTCATCATGGCCAAACGGCGCGCCACCGTGTTCGACAAGAAGGACCGGGCCGGCGAAGGCGAGTACTCGGAGCTGGCGCGAGCCTTCGGTGCCGAGCCGATCAAGTTCACCGACGACGGCACCGGCACCAGGCTGAACCTGCTGGACAAGATGATCAGCCACGGCACCGGCGCGGCCGGCCAGCTGCGACTCCTCAAAGTCGTCACCAGGCTCGCCCGGAACGACACCCCACTGGACGAGTGGGAAGAGGAAGCGCTGCGCTCGGCGCTGCGCTCCACACTTGCCCGGTTCGACGACGGCCGCGACGCGACCCTGGCCGACGTGCTGCCCGCGCTCGCATCGACCGCGAACGACAGCGACTATGCCGCCCACTCGGTGCAAGCACGCGACAAACTGCACCAGGCCGGCCTCTCCGTTCAGTTCACTCTGAACACGCTCCTGGACGACTACGCCGGCCTTCTCGACGGCGAGACCTCCAAGTCGGTCGACCTGGCGCACAAGCTCACCAGTTGGGATATCTCGCAGCTGCCCGACGACGGCCCGGCCGTGCCGATCGTCATGGCCATCGGGCACATGTGGCTGCTCGGCCGACTGCGCTACGACCGAGGCTGGCACACCACCTGTGTGTACGAGGAAGGCTGGCACATCGCAGCCGGCCCATCCGCCTCGCTGGCCCGCGCAAACCAGAAACTCTCCCGTGGTCTCGGCCTCTCGAACGTGTTCGTGTTCCACAAGGGCACCGACATTCCCGAGGGATCGCCCGGCATGGCCATGGTGCAAGAAGCGCAGACCGTCTACGTCTACCGCCAGTCCAGGGAAGCGGACGCCGCATGGTGCCAACGCACCTTCAACTTCGCACCCGAACGGGCACACGACATCACCCAGCTCAGCGACGGGCACCACTACTTCAAGTACGGCAGCCACGTGGAAACGCTGGTTCGGCACATCCGCTCCGACTGGGAGACTGCGCTCACCAACACCGACGAGGGAATGGAAGCCGCGGCCGGCACTCTGGCGAAGGGCGCATAA